AGCTCAGCTCGAATGCCGCCAACCCGATGCCGTAGCGCTCCAGCTCCGGCTAGTGGATCACGAAGCCGTGCTGCTCCATGACGCCCAGCAACCGGTACACCGTCGAGCGCGGCAGCTCCAGCGCCGCCGTGACGGTCGCGGCCGGCACCGGGCCCCGCTGGGCCGCCAGGTA
Above is a genomic segment from Actinoplanes ianthinogenes containing:
- a CDS encoding helix-turn-helix domain-containing protein gives rise to the protein MGPSPAAHHTLRILGYLAAQRGPVPAATVTAALELPRSTVYRLLGVMEQHGFVIH